One window from the genome of Pieris rapae chromosome 8, ilPieRapa1.1, whole genome shotgun sequence encodes:
- the LOC110996733 gene encoding neprilysin-4, translating into MTRAETTPQTISVKPKSANLCRFICIISITVVASISYVVYRKPVDSLGDPSDQFIVKNIPKTFTRFESVEPEDRDVFKGFQTSFLPHEDIILTQRFDTDSDVRDFAYTTNEPSKRIKRRSQIASNDYEEDESLQNDEYEEGNVGGYVNEENYQYDDDSKLQSVAHPELYVDRGPLDDVEQVRRQPELEEGEMSSGAHVYKQVRSHTGIHGFWKGQGDRETIRNTQANIMKQYMDKNADPCHDFYQYACGNWPTLNSIPADKAGYDTFEMLRENLDAVLKDLLEFKSTEYISSTYPGPHLDLDKSFLDVLSPSTCPNLLNELHIDIVLKPSEDIEELPHYNINEHDKSEIINRIRRYLDKVTYKKKHKTKYKIHEFLNAHKRSKKYLRPKKSNFRNGRKLLSKRRVKRRQKPIEEIISHFTVKPTDPAQGDATLKARYLFKSCMNHEILRQRAHQPLLDLLDLFGGWPILNPEWSPTNFDWLELMAKLRLFNNDILISQWVGPDIKNSDEYVIQFDQTSLGLPTRDYFLQDSNLAYLDAYKAYLIKVAILLGGEPGYVKTSAEKLMDFEIKLAKITSAPEDRRNVSDLYRRMPLSKLEMMVPKVDWRRYLCIVMNRTVHPGETVVLFALNYVRHLVQLIEKTELTTLSNYLLWRFVRHRVNNLDDRFQSAKQQFYFILFGREQSPPRWKNCISQVNSNMGMALGSMFVRKYFDEMSKNDTLTMTREIQQSFRDLLHKTDWIDDETKNLAAHKVDSMMLRIGYPGFILKKHELDERYKQVKIYPDKYFENILNILQHLTKMEQSRIGQPVNKTLWNTAPAVVNAYYSRNKNQIMFPAGILQPPFYHRHFPRSLNFGGIGVVIGHEITHGFDDKGRLFDCEGNLHRWWSDSAIEAFHRRAQCLIDQYGRYTVPEVNMKLDGVNTQGENIADNGGVKQAFHAYLNWLDQHNAVHETLPGINHTHTQLFFLNFAQVWCGSMRPEAMRNKLKTAVHSPGRFRVIGTLSNSEDFAREFQCPVGSPMNPKQKCSVW; encoded by the exons ATGACGCGAGCAGAAACGACACCCCAAACAATATCAGTTAAACCTAAAAGTGCTAATTTGTGTCGATTCATTTGCATCATATCAATCACTGTGGTTGCATCTATTTCCTATGTCGTTTATAGAAAACCAGTCGATTCATTAGGAGACCCGTCCGATCAGTTCATAGTTAAGAACATCCCGAAAACCTTTACGAGGTTTGAAAGTGTTGAACCTGAGGATAGAGACGTTTTCAAGGGTTTCCAAACTTCATTTCTGCCTCATgaagatataatattaacacaaCGGTTCGACACAGATTCTGATGTTAGAGATTTTGCGTACACAACAAATGAACCGTCAAAGAGGATCAAACGCAGAAGCCAAATAGCGTCCAATGACTATGA AGAAGATGAATCATTGCAAAATGATGAATATGAAGAGGGTAATGTTGGTGGTTATGTCAATGAAGAGAACTACCAATACGATGACGATAGTAAATTACAAag TGTGGCACATCCAGAACTATACGTAGACCGCGGCCCTTTAGACGATGTCGAACAAGTTCGCAGACAACCTGAGCTCGAGGAAGGAGAAATGAGTTCAGGTGCCCATGTATACAAACAAGTACGGTCTCATACAG GTATACACGGCTTTTGGAAAGGCCAAGGAGATAGAGAAACAATAAGAAACACGCAAGCAAACATCATGAAACAATACATGGATAAGAACGCAGACCCTTGTCatgatttttatcaatatgcGTGTGGGAACTGGCCAACACTGAATTCTATACCAGCAGATAAGGCTGG TTATGATACCTTTGAAATGCTGAGAGAAAACTTAGATGCAGTCCTTAAAGATCTacttgaatttaaaagtactGAATATATATCATCCACATATCCAGGACCACATTTAGATTTAGACAAATCCTTTTTAGACGTACTTAGTCCTTCAACGTGCCCCAATTTGCTTAATGAATTGCACATAGATATTGTACTAAAACCCAGTGAAGATATAGAAGAATTGCCCCATTACAACATTAACGAGCATGATAAATCTGAAATCATAAATAGAATTCGAAGATATTTAGACAAAGTTACATAcaaaaagaaacataaaactaaatacaaaatacacgAGTTTTTAAATGCACACAAGCGAAGCAAAAAATATCTAAGGCCaaagaaatctaattttagaAATGGACGAAAATTACTTTCAAAGAGAAGAGTAAAAAGAAGACAGAAGCCAATAGAAGAAATTATATCTCATTTCACTGTTAAGCCAACGGATCCAGCGCAAGGAGATGCCACATTGAAAGCcagatatttgtttaaatcttGTATGAATCACGAAATATTGCGGCAAAGGGCCCATCAGCCGCTCTTAGATCTGCTAGATCTGTTCGGTGGATGGCCTATATTAAACCCTGAATGGTCGCCAACAAACTTTGACTGGCTTGAACTGATGGCTAAATtacgattatttaataatgatattttgataTCTCAGTGGGTTGGGCCGGATATTAAGAACTCCGACGAGTACGTCATTCAATTTGACCAAACCAGCCTAG GTTTACCAACTCGTGATTACTTTCTTCAGGACTCAAATCTAGCTTATTTAGATGCGTACAAAGCCTACTTGATAAAAGTCGCAATTTTGCTCGGAGGCGAGCCTGGGTATGTGAAGACAAGCGCTGAAAAGTTAATGGATTTTGAAATCAA attAGCCAAAATTACATCAGCCCCCGAAGATAGACGTAACGTATCGGATTTGTATCGACGAATGCCGTTATCCAAGTTGGAAATGATGGTGCCGAAGGTCGATTGGAGGAGATATTTATGTATCGTAATGAATAGAACTGTACATCCAGGGGAAACTGTTGTGCTCTTCGCATTGAATTATGTTCGG CACTTGGTTCAATTAATTGAGAAGACGGAACTAACCACTTTATCGAACTATCTGCTTTGGCGTTTTGTGAGGCATCGCGTCAACAATTTGGACGACCGATTCCAATCGGCTAAGCAaca attttatttcatactcTTTGGTCGAGAACAGTCCCCTCCACGATGGAAGAACTGCATTTCCCAAGTAAATTCTAATATGGGGATGGCGTTAGGTTCGATGTTTGTgcgtaaatattttgatgaaatgAGTAAAAATGACACACTGACTATGACGAGGGAGATTCAACAATCTTTCAG agATCTGCTCCATAAGACTGATTGGATAGACGATGAGACCAAAAACCTTGCTGCCCACAAAGTAGACTCTATGATGCTGAGAATCGGATACCCTGGCTTCATTCTAAAGAAGCACGAACTAGATGAAAGATACAAACAAGTGAAGATTTATCCCGATAAATACTTtgagaatatattaaatattctgcAACATTTGACGAAGATGGAGCAGTCGAG GATAGGTCAGCCAGTAAACAAGACGTTATGGAATACAGCACCGGCGGTAGTTAATGCTTACTATAGTCGGAACAAAAACCAAATAATGTTTCCTGCTGGGATTCTGCAACCGCCATTCTATCATCGCCATTTCCCACGCTCGCTCAATTTTGGAGGTATTGGAGTTGTTATTG GTCATGAAATCACCCACGGTTTCGACGACAAAGGGCGGTTATTTGATTGTGAAGGGAACCTACATCGATGGTGGTCGGACTCGGCCATAGAGGCATTTCATAGACGAGCGCAATGCCTTATTGATCAATATGGAAGATATACTGTTCCCGAAGTTAATATGAaactagatggcgttaataCACAG gGAGAAAATATAGCAGACAATGGTGGAGTAAAGCAAGCTTTTCACGCATACTTAAACTGGCTTGATCAACACAATGCAGTGCATGAAACACTTCCCGGAATAAatcatacacacacacaactTTTCTTTCTGAATTTCGCTCAG GTATGGTGCGGTTCAATGCGACCAGAAGCGATGCGAAATAAACTCAAGACGGCAGTTCACTCACCAGGAAGGTTCAGGGTTATTGGTACTCTTTCAAATTCTGAAGACTTTGCTAGAGAATTCCAATGTCCAGTTGGATCACCTATGAACCCCAAGCAAAAGTGTAGTGTTTGGTGA
- the LOC110996729 gene encoding uncharacterized protein LOC110996729, whose amino-acid sequence MASGDTPIHKQNMTFARSNIPIIGAFVDYVNTSIEYIRTKSFSRAERLQASASPHALSATFIAFVCLSLGMVSNVKFEVVTYDEEPLPNDLHFVLMSKVDKLYVDDIDVSRVLCCIEASDTVVILFSTLLIWNTGNVRSPLSEYFFLPWLGATMRGLCLRQAPTAVALLYTMSVANGNINPLFLTAFSFLFLLEARLWLEIARLVCLRWQRRDHVDLTRPPQNEVETLWSNDDVQSLEVGNFVY is encoded by the exons atggCTAGTGGTGATACACCAATACACAAGCAGAACATGACGTTCGCTCGCTCGAATATCCCTATTATTGGGGCATTTGTTGACTATGTAAACACAAGTATCGAATATATTCGTACCAAAAGTTTCTCGCGAGCCGAAAGACTGCAGGCGAGTGCCTCGCCCCACGCTTTGTCTGCTACCTTTATCGCGTTCGTCTGCCTGTCATTGGGAATGGTTAGTAATGTAAAGTTTGAAGTGGTTACTTACGATGAAGAACCATTACCAAATGACCTGCACTTCGTTTTAATGAGCAAAGTGGACAAACTGTATGTCGATGATATAGATGTGTCAC GGGTTTTGTGCTGTATCGAAGCATCAGACAcagttgttatattatttagcaCACTGCTGATATGGAACACTGGAAACGtg CGTTCGCCTCTTagtgaatattttttcctgCCCTGGCTTGGAGCGACAATGCGTGGTCTATGCCTAAGACAGGCTCCCACCGCCGTAGCCCTACTTTACACGATGTCCGTTGCTAATGGAAATATTAACCCGTTGTTTCTAACTgctttttcgtttttattct TGCTTGAAGCTCGGCTTTGGCTGGAAATAGCGAGGCTTGTCTGCCTTCGTTGGCAACGCCGTGACCATGTTGATCTCACTCGACCACCGCAAAATGAAGTGGAAACTCTTTGGAGCAACGATGACGTACAAAGCCTTGAAGTTGGtaattttgtctattaa
- the LOC110996728 gene encoding prostaglandin reductase 1-like, which translates to MVKARKYVVKKYFKGLPKRDDFEIVEYELPPLKDGQFIVKAEWISVDPYLRAYNPFNAIPYDQFSFQIGNVVESKHADFPVGCKVVSHMGWCDYCLIDEKILKDESNKVYKLPDMGLPTELGVGALGMHGITAYFGFLEICKPNSGETVVVTGAAGAVGSIVGQIAKIKGCRVIGFVGSDEKVEWLEKELGFDKAINYKSKDLSKALKEVAPNGVDCLFENVGGELSATIMSQMNKGGRVALCGCISIYNHDASERPKTTSVLPYIVARELKVEGFHVRNWYSPVNRWPEAITALVGWIKTGKIQARSHVTEGFDKLFDAFIGLLNGENIGKAVVKV; encoded by the coding sequence ATGGTAAAGGCAAGGAAATACgttgtgaaaaaatattttaaaggacTTCCCAAGCGAGATGACTTTGAAATTGTTGAATACGAATTGCCGCCGCTTAAAGACGGTCAGTTCATAGTGAAAGCTGAGTGGATCAGCGTAGACCCTTATTTAAGAGCCTACAACCCTTTTAACGCTATTCCATACGATCAATTCAGTTTCCAAATAGGTAACGTTGTAGAATCGAAACACGCCGATTTTCCCGTCGGATGTAAAGTCGTGAGTCATATGGGCTGGTGTGATTACTGTTTGATCGACGAGAAAATTCTAAAGGACGAATCCAATAAAGTATACAAATTACCAGACATGGGGCTGCCCACTGAACTTGGCGTGGGTGCATTGGGCATGCATGGTATTACGGCGTACTTTGGGTTCTTAGAAATTTGCAAACCCAATTCTGGTGAGACCGTTGTAGTGACAGGAGCCGCCGGTGCTGTAGGATCTATAGTCGGCCAAATCGCAAAGATTAAAGGATGTAGAGTCATTGGATTCGTCGGCTCAGATGAAAAAGTAGAATGGCTCGAGAAAGAACTGGGCTTCGACAAAGCGATAAACTATAAATCAAAAGATCTTAGTAAAGCTTTGAAAGAAGTTGCTCCTAATGGTGTAGACTGTCTATTCGAAAATGTAGGAGGGGAACTAAGTGCTACGATAATGAGCCAAATGAATAAAGGTGGTAGAGTTGCTCTATGCGGTTGCATAAGCATTTACAATCACGATGCAAGTGAAAGGCCAAAAACGACATCGGTACTCCCCTACATTGTCGCGAGAGAATTAAAAGTTGAAGGATTTCATGTTCGTAATTGGTATAGCCCAGTAAATAGGTGGCCGGAGGCGATCACTGCTCTTGTGGGGTGGATTAAGACCGGTAAGATACAAGCTAGAAGCCACGTCACTGAAGGTTTTGATAAATTGTTTGATGCGTTCATTGGTTTGCTAAATGGGGAAAATATTGGAAAAGCGGTTGTTAAAGTGTAA
- the LOC110996722 gene encoding prostaglandin reductase 1-like, which yields MVKARKYVVKRYFQGVPKKDDFELVEYELPQLKTGQFSVKAEFISVDPYMRAYGYRRPIPYDQFGFQIGTIIESKNPDFPVGCRVVNHQGWCDYSVVTDLTENHSHVYLLPDLQGLPIELALGALGMPGVTAYFGFLEICKPKAGETVVVSGAAGAVGSIVGQIAKIKGCRVIGFTGSDDKVQWLEKELGFDKAINYKTADVNKALKDAAPKGVDCYFDNVGGELTAAIYKQMNLYGRVALCGCISSYNEDPTTYKTSSLLPLILYKQLKVEGLIVSRWYEPENRWPEAIAALAQWIKQGNIKARSHVTEGLDNLYDAFVGMLAGENMGKALVKV from the coding sequence ATGGTTAAGGCAAGAAAATACGTCGTCAAAAGATATTTTCAAGGAGTTCCCAAAAAGGATGACTTTGAACTTGTCGAATATGAATTGCCGCAGCTGAAAACCGGACAGTTCTCAGTGAAAGCCGAATTTATTAGTGTCGACCCTTATATGAGGGCCTACGGCTATAGGAGACCAATTCCATACGACCAGTTCGGCTTTCAAATAGGTACAATTATAGAGTCAAAGAACCCAGACTTTCCAGTTGGCTGCAGGGTGGTAAATCATCAAGGATGGTGTGACTACAGCGTGGTTACCGATTTAACGGAAAACCACAGTCATGTATATCTATTGCCAGATCTTCAAGGTCTACCCATTGAATTGGCTTTGGGAGCTTTAGGCATGCCTGGAGTCACCGCTTACTTTGGCTTTCTTGAAATCTGTAAACCGAAAGCTGGCGAGACCGTGGTTGTATCAGGAGCAGCGGGTGCCGTCGGATCTATTGTAGGACAGATTGCAAAGATTAAAGGGTGCAGAGTTATTGGATTCACTGGCTCCGATGACAAAGTGCAATGGCTCGAGAAGGAACTAGGATTCGACAAAGCTATAAACTACAAGACTGCGGAtgttaataaagctttaaaagACGCAGCTCCAAAAGGTGTAGATTGTTATTTTGACAATGTAGGCGGGGAGCTGACTGCTGCAATTTATAAGCAAATGAATTTGTATGGAAGAGTTGCTCTCTGTGGTTGCATTAGTTCGTACAATGAGGATCCAACCACGTATAAGACATCATCACTGCTGCCGCTCATCTTATACAAGCAGCTAAAAGTGGAGGGTTTAATAGTATCAAGGTGGTACGAACCAGAAAACCGGTGGCCAGAGGCGATCGCTGCTCTGGCACAGTGGATAAAACAAGGCAACATAAAAGCAAGAAGCCATGTGACCGAAGGGTTGGATAACCTCTATGACGCCTTTGTCGGCATGCTCGCTGGAGAAAACATGGGAAAGGCTCTTGTAAAAGTTTAG